In the Flavobacterium pallidum genome, one interval contains:
- a CDS encoding YceI family protein: MSTTKWVIDPTHSEIGFKVKHMMFTNVSGKFDKFDASIETEGDSFENAKVHFTGQTDSINTGNADRDNHLRSGDFFDAAQFPELKFEANSFTKINEGDYELNGNLTLHGGTKPVRLAVEFGGLMKDPWGNTKAGFSITGKLNRKDWGLSWNAALETGGVLVSEEVKLVIELQFVKQ; encoded by the coding sequence ATGTCGACAACAAAATGGGTCATCGACCCGACACACTCAGAAATCGGATTTAAAGTAAAACACATGATGTTTACCAATGTTTCAGGAAAGTTTGACAAGTTCGACGCTTCCATTGAAACCGAAGGCGACAGTTTTGAAAACGCCAAAGTGCATTTTACCGGGCAAACCGATTCCATCAACACCGGAAACGCCGACCGCGACAACCACCTGCGCAGTGGCGACTTTTTCGATGCGGCACAATTCCCTGAACTGAAATTTGAAGCCAATTCGTTTACCAAAATCAACGAAGGCGACTATGAACTAAACGGCAACCTGACTTTGCACGGAGGAACAAAACCGGTACGCCTAGCGGTAGAATTCGGCGGACTGATGAAAGATCCATGGGGAAACACCAAAGCAGGATTCTCCATCACCGGAAAACTGAACCGCAAGGATTGGGGGCTTTCATGGAATGCCGCTTTGGAAACAGGCGGGGTTTTGGTAAGCGAGGAGGTGAAATTGGTTATTGAACTACAGTTTGTGAAGCAGTAA
- a CDS encoding pirin family protein, translated as METNNKNTTLHKAATRGYANHGWLESYHTFSFAGYNNPERVHFGVLRVLNDDRVNGGMGFGTHPHHDMEIISIPLEGDLEHKDSMGNTAVIRKGDIQVMSAGSGVTHSEYNKNQGEAAKFLQIWVIPNKRNVVPRYDQITLDVADRHNRLQQILSPNADDEGVWIHQDAWFHLGEFDNHITTSYNLKKEGNGIYAFILKGSFEIDGQTLGTRDGFGISDTNTINITSLSEGAEILLMEVPMELPTIS; from the coding sequence ATGGAAACAAATAATAAAAATACTACGCTGCACAAAGCTGCTACAAGAGGCTATGCCAATCACGGCTGGCTCGAATCATACCATACTTTCAGTTTCGCCGGATATAATAATCCGGAGCGGGTACACTTCGGGGTGCTCCGCGTATTGAATGACGACCGCGTAAATGGCGGAATGGGTTTCGGCACACATCCGCACCACGATATGGAAATCATTTCGATCCCGCTTGAAGGTGATTTGGAGCACAAGGACAGTATGGGTAATACGGCCGTGATCCGCAAAGGAGACATACAGGTAATGAGTGCCGGAAGCGGCGTTACCCACAGTGAATACAATAAAAACCAGGGTGAGGCTGCAAAGTTCCTGCAGATTTGGGTAATACCAAATAAAAGAAATGTGGTGCCGCGTTATGACCAAATCACATTAGATGTGGCCGACAGGCACAACAGGTTACAGCAAATACTATCTCCTAATGCTGACGATGAAGGCGTATGGATCCACCAGGATGCCTGGTTTCATTTAGGGGAATTTGACAATCATATTACTACTTCCTACAATCTTAAAAAAGAAGGAAATGGCATCTATGCATTCATCCTGAAAGGAAGCTTCGAAATTGATGGACAAACGCTTGGCACCCGTGACGGCTTCGGCATCAGTGATACAAACACTATTAATATCACATCATTGTCGGAAGGCGCAGAAATCCTTTTGATGGAAGTGCCCATGGAGCTTCCAACCATAAGCTAA
- a CDS encoding PIG-L family deacetylase: protein MRKISFLLLFIISVNSSIQAQQPVKPNVADIYAQIQKLNVLGTVLYIAAHPDDENTRLISYYANDKKYRTGYLSLTRGDGGQNLIGPELRELLGTIRTQELLEARKIDGGEQFFSRANDFGYSKNPDETLNIWDKSQVLSDIIWQIRKFQPDVIINRFDHRTPGTTHGHHTASAMLSFESFDLVNDPKSYPEQLQYVKPWQPKRMFFNTSWWFYGSKEKFEQADKSNMYSLQNGVYFPMLGKSNQEIAALSRSRHQSQGFGSTGTRGEETEYLEFIKGSKPENKSDIFEGIDTSWNRVEGGQPIGILLAEVEKNFDFKNPAASVPNLVKAYQMIQALNEDHWKPLKLAEIKKIIAGCTGLYLEAVTNIEETTPGSRIKVKAEVTNRSDTDMTLTSVTFLPNHNTMPQNALLKNNIPFTIEQEIEIGQQMAYTQPYWLDEKGSIGMYRVNEQLNIGKPDVIRELKAVFNININGIVIPFDKDIVYKFNDDVKGEIFRPFDIVPDVSLSILNKVAIFNTKKSKHIEVAVKAGKDNVTGNLSLNLPAGWKIIPSQTAFDLSRKGAEQIFTFEVFPPAMGSEALAKATAVIDGKSFSQEQININYDHISRQQVLKPAEARFIRLDIKTGAEKIAYIMGVGDEVPKSLTQMGYSVTVMKPEEISKERLMNFDVAMTGIRAYNVVQALSLKQDVLFDFVKEGKTMIVQYNTTDDLVTDKIAPFPLKLSRDRVTEENAPVRFLKPDADILNSPNKITAKDFEGWRQEQGLYYPNEWDKAFTPILSSNDKGEPAKNGALLVASYGKGHYIYTGLSFFRELPEGVSGAYRLMANLISVKN from the coding sequence ATGCGAAAAATCAGCTTTTTACTGCTTTTTATTATTTCTGTCAATAGCAGCATCCAGGCACAGCAGCCTGTAAAACCAAATGTCGCCGACATTTATGCCCAAATCCAGAAACTCAACGTCCTTGGCACGGTACTTTATATCGCCGCACATCCTGATGATGAAAACACACGGTTGATTTCCTATTATGCCAATGATAAAAAATACAGGACCGGTTACCTTTCACTGACGCGCGGGGACGGCGGGCAAAACCTTATTGGCCCGGAGCTGCGCGAACTATTGGGAACTATCCGTACCCAGGAATTGCTCGAAGCGCGCAAGATTGACGGTGGCGAACAGTTCTTTTCCCGTGCCAACGATTTCGGGTATTCCAAGAACCCTGACGAAACGTTAAACATTTGGGATAAAAGCCAGGTTTTAAGTGACATCATCTGGCAAATCCGCAAATTCCAGCCCGATGTGATCATCAATCGTTTTGATCATCGTACACCGGGTACAACACATGGGCATCATACGGCTTCGGCTATGCTGAGTTTTGAAAGTTTCGACCTCGTAAATGACCCGAAATCATATCCCGAACAGTTGCAATATGTAAAGCCGTGGCAGCCAAAACGCATGTTCTTCAATACCTCATGGTGGTTTTATGGCAGTAAGGAAAAATTCGAACAGGCTGATAAAAGCAATATGTACAGCCTGCAAAACGGTGTTTATTTCCCGATGCTGGGCAAATCAAACCAGGAGATCGCAGCGCTAAGCCGCAGCCGACACCAATCTCAGGGGTTCGGAAGCACTGGTACGCGTGGGGAAGAAACCGAATATCTTGAATTCATAAAAGGCAGTAAACCTGAAAATAAATCCGATATATTTGAAGGCATCGATACTTCATGGAATCGTGTGGAAGGAGGGCAACCGATCGGCATCCTGCTTGCTGAGGTAGAAAAAAACTTTGATTTCAAAAATCCTGCCGCCAGCGTACCAAATCTTGTCAAGGCTTACCAGATGATTCAGGCATTGAATGAAGACCATTGGAAACCCCTGAAATTGGCAGAAATAAAGAAAATTATAGCAGGTTGCACAGGACTTTATCTGGAAGCCGTAACCAATATTGAGGAAACGACCCCGGGGAGCAGGATAAAAGTAAAAGCTGAGGTGACGAACAGAAGCGATACTGATATGACCCTGACATCAGTGACTTTTCTCCCAAACCACAATACAATGCCACAAAACGCTTTACTGAAAAACAACATTCCTTTCACAATCGAACAGGAAATTGAAATAGGACAGCAAATGGCTTACACGCAACCTTATTGGCTTGATGAAAAAGGCAGCATCGGCATGTACCGTGTCAATGAGCAGCTCAATATCGGTAAACCAGATGTGATCCGGGAATTGAAGGCTGTTTTCAATATTAATATTAACGGCATTGTGATTCCTTTCGACAAGGACATCGTTTATAAATTCAATGATGATGTTAAGGGCGAGATTTTCCGTCCGTTTGATATTGTCCCCGATGTTTCACTGTCCATACTCAACAAAGTTGCCATCTTCAACACGAAAAAATCAAAGCACATCGAAGTGGCAGTCAAAGCCGGAAAAGACAATGTGACAGGCAATCTTTCGCTGAACCTGCCTGCAGGCTGGAAAATTATTCCTTCACAAACGGCTTTTGATTTAAGCAGGAAAGGCGCTGAACAAATTTTCACCTTTGAAGTTTTCCCTCCTGCAATGGGCAGTGAGGCACTCGCAAAGGCAACGGCTGTGATCGACGGGAAATCTTTCAGCCAGGAACAAATCAACATCAACTATGACCATATTTCGAGGCAACAGGTCCTGAAGCCTGCCGAAGCACGTTTTATCAGGCTGGACATCAAAACCGGAGCGGAGAAGATTGCCTACATCATGGGCGTTGGCGATGAAGTACCGAAAAGCCTGACACAGATGGGATATTCCGTAACGGTGATGAAGCCTGAAGAAATCTCTAAGGAACGGCTGATGAATTTCGATGTGGCCATGACGGGCATCCGCGCTTACAATGTTGTCCAGGCACTATCGCTGAAACAGGACGTATTATTTGATTTTGTAAAAGAAGGTAAAACGATGATCGTGCAATACAACACTACCGACGATCTGGTTACCGATAAAATTGCGCCTTTCCCATTGAAATTATCCCGCGACCGGGTTACGGAAGAAAATGCGCCCGTGCGTTTCCTAAAGCCTGACGCGGACATACTGAATTCACCCAACAAAATCACCGCAAAGGATTTCGAAGGCTGGCGCCAGGAACAGGGTTTGTATTACCCGAATGAATGGGATAAGGCCTTCACTCCTATCCTTTCTTCAAATGACAAGGGCGAACCTGCAAAAAACGGTGCATTGCTCGTAGCCAGTTATGGCAAAGGCCACTATATCTATACCGGGCTGAGCTTTTTCAGGGAATTGCCAGAAGGCGTTTCCGGAGCGTACCGCCTGATGGCCAACCTGATTTCCGTTAAAAATTAA
- a CDS encoding sodium:solute symporter encodes MEPIDWIVLIATLFFIVFYGVWKTTGSKNVNEYILGNNETPWYTVGISVMATQASAITFLSTPGQAYDSGMGFVQFYFGLPLAMVIICYTFIPIYHKLKVYTAYEFLERRFDMKTRTLAAILFLVQRGLGTGITIYAPAIILSTILGWDLNKMIIGIGTLVVLYTFSGGTKAVNVTHKQQMFIIMLGMGVAFYLILHALPDDITFGKALQIAGASDKMTILDFSFDPKSRYTFWSGITGGLFLMLSYFGTDQSQVQRYLSGKSIRESQMGLILNGIMKVPMQFFILLTGVMVFVFFQFREVPLNFNPNSKGIAAHSAYAKEYQSLETELSDVGAKKKLAVIALAKSDTENPALKMEIKSLNKYEKELRTKGQELIGKAQGKDKSSDADYIFIYFIVHYLPRGFIGLLLAVILCAAMSSTASGLNALASTTVIDLYKRNLNTEKPDKHFVNAGKFFTILWGAVAISFACVGSLFVNLIQLVNIVGSIFYGTVLGIFLVGFYINYVKSAAIFWSAVISQLIIFIIYYYAIHIYPDGQEKLGYLWLNFIGAVLTVLFSIIFQVFALKKNTSLEA; translated from the coding sequence ATGGAACCGATTGACTGGATTGTACTGATCGCGACGCTTTTCTTCATCGTTTTTTATGGCGTATGGAAAACGACTGGCAGCAAAAACGTGAACGAATACATCCTCGGCAACAATGAAACACCGTGGTATACTGTCGGGATTTCAGTGATGGCTACCCAGGCGAGTGCCATTACATTCCTGTCGACACCGGGACAGGCTTATGACAGCGGGATGGGTTTTGTGCAGTTTTATTTCGGGCTGCCACTCGCCATGGTCATAATCTGCTATACCTTTATTCCGATTTACCATAAACTGAAAGTGTATACGGCTTACGAATTCCTCGAAAGGAGATTCGACATGAAAACCCGTACACTGGCGGCGATATTGTTTTTAGTGCAACGCGGACTCGGCACCGGGATTACTATTTATGCCCCGGCGATTATCCTTTCGACCATTTTAGGTTGGGATTTGAACAAGATGATTATCGGCATCGGGACATTAGTGGTTTTGTATACTTTTTCAGGTGGCACGAAAGCAGTCAATGTCACACACAAACAGCAAATGTTCATCATCATGCTGGGGATGGGCGTAGCTTTTTACCTGATATTACACGCACTTCCCGACGACATTACTTTCGGCAAAGCATTGCAAATTGCGGGCGCCAGTGACAAGATGACCATTCTCGATTTTTCTTTCGACCCTAAAAGCCGTTATACTTTCTGGAGTGGCATTACCGGCGGTTTGTTCCTGATGCTGTCCTATTTCGGGACCGACCAATCGCAGGTGCAGCGTTATCTTTCGGGGAAATCGATCAGGGAAAGCCAGATGGGGCTTATCCTGAACGGAATCATGAAAGTCCCGATGCAGTTTTTCATCCTTCTGACCGGTGTGATGGTTTTCGTTTTCTTCCAATTTCGTGAAGTCCCGCTGAATTTCAATCCGAACAGTAAAGGGATTGCAGCACATTCCGCTTACGCAAAAGAATATCAGTCACTTGAAACTGAACTGTCCGATGTGGGCGCTAAAAAGAAATTGGCCGTCATCGCATTGGCCAAAAGTGACACTGAAAACCCTGCCCTGAAAATGGAAATCAAATCGCTCAACAAGTACGAAAAAGAACTCCGTACCAAAGGCCAGGAACTGATCGGGAAAGCACAGGGAAAAGACAAATCCAGTGACGCCGATTATATCTTCATTTATTTCATAGTGCATTACCTGCCACGCGGATTTATCGGACTGCTGCTTGCGGTGATCTTATGCGCTGCCATGTCATCTACGGCATCGGGATTGAACGCGTTGGCATCGACTACTGTAATTGATTTATACAAGCGCAACCTGAACACGGAAAAACCCGATAAGCATTTCGTAAATGCTGGCAAGTTCTTTACCATATTATGGGGTGCCGTCGCCATCTCATTTGCCTGTGTCGGAAGTTTATTTGTGAACCTGATCCAATTGGTAAATATTGTCGGATCAATATTCTATGGCACGGTATTGGGGATTTTCCTCGTTGGTTTTTACATCAACTATGTGAAATCTGCAGCCATCTTCTGGAGCGCGGTCATCAGCCAGCTGATTATTTTTATCATCTATTATTATGCCATACACATATATCCTGACGGACAGGAAAAACTGGGTTATTTATGGCTGAATTTTATCGGTGCGGTATTGACAGTATTGTTTTCAATAATCTTTCAAGTATTTGCGCTAAAGAAAAATACCTCACTTGAAGCATAA
- a CDS encoding DUF2911 domain-containing protein: MRKLFIVATLLCVTYLTAQVKTPAPSPKAHVEQVVGLTDVTVDYSRPGVKGRTIFGDLVPFGKLWRTGANANTTINFSEDVVIDGKTLKKGKYALYTTPKADNWDVIFYSSTDNWGTPETWDESKVALKTNVKPEMLNRNVESFTIGINGLDNNYGMLEISWEKTVAAVKFEVPTRKTATESIKKALAGPSADDYFSSAQYYFQSGDDMKVALEYVNKALEMKQPNPFWYTRLKSLIQAKLGDKKGAIETAKISLAAAEAAKNADYVKMNKDSIAEWSKK, encoded by the coding sequence ATGAGAAAATTATTTATCGTAGCGACTTTATTATGTGTAACATACCTTACAGCACAGGTAAAAACGCCGGCGCCAAGCCCTAAGGCACATGTAGAACAGGTGGTAGGCCTTACGGATGTTACCGTTGATTATTCACGCCCGGGTGTGAAAGGGCGCACCATTTTCGGAGATTTGGTTCCTTTCGGAAAATTATGGAGGACCGGTGCGAATGCCAATACCACAATTAATTTCAGCGAAGATGTCGTGATTGATGGCAAGACCCTGAAAAAAGGGAAATATGCATTGTATACCACTCCTAAAGCGGACAACTGGGATGTGATTTTTTACAGCAGTACTGACAACTGGGGTACTCCGGAAACCTGGGATGAAAGTAAAGTGGCCTTGAAAACCAATGTAAAACCTGAAATGCTGAACCGTAACGTGGAGAGTTTTACGATCGGTATTAATGGGCTCGACAATAACTATGGTATGCTTGAAATCTCCTGGGAGAAAACGGTTGCTGCAGTTAAATTTGAAGTCCCTACCAGAAAAACCGCTACGGAAAGCATCAAGAAAGCACTGGCCGGACCTTCAGCTGACGATTATTTCTCGTCGGCGCAATATTATTTCCAGTCAGGAGATGACATGAAAGTTGCTTTGGAATATGTGAACAAAGCATTGGAAATGAAACAACCGAATCCATTTTGGTACACCAGGCTTAAGTCTTTAATCCAGGCGAAACTGGGCGACAAAAAAGGCGCAATCGAGACTGCAAAGATTTCACTTGCTGCTGCTGAAGCAGCCAAGAACGCGGATTACGTAAAAATGAACAAGGACAGTATTGCGGAATGGAGCAAGAAATAA
- a CDS encoding SRPBCC family protein, whose amino-acid sequence MFTKRNIQCLSTSVDEAWDFLSDPKNLAKITPPDLRFEIVSGAEKKMYAGQIIQYHVRSFFGIKTEWIAEITYVKEKAYFVDEQRYGPYKMWHHKHFIRAIPNGVEMENIVDYSVPLGIFGKWIHSFIIKPKLDKIFEFRRQKLIEIFGEYDPEVSKTA is encoded by the coding sequence ATGTTTACAAAAAGAAACATCCAATGCTTATCAACCTCTGTAGATGAAGCCTGGGATTTTTTATCCGATCCGAAAAACCTGGCGAAAATTACACCACCCGATTTACGGTTCGAGATTGTCTCAGGTGCTGAAAAAAAGATGTATGCCGGCCAGATCATCCAATATCATGTACGGTCTTTTTTTGGTATAAAAACAGAATGGATTGCTGAAATCACTTATGTAAAAGAAAAGGCCTATTTTGTTGACGAGCAACGTTATGGCCCATACAAAATGTGGCATCACAAACATTTTATAAGAGCCATTCCAAATGGTGTCGAAATGGAAAATATCGTTGATTATAGCGTTCCCCTGGGTATTTTTGGCAAATGGATTCATTCTTTTATCATAAAGCCAAAATTGGATAAAATTTTTGAATTCAGGCGACAGAAGCTGATTGAAATTTTCGGTGAATATGATCCTGAAGTAAGTAAAACAGCATAA
- a CDS encoding cryptochrome/photolyase family protein, producing the protein MEKDKINIFWFRRDLRLDDNRGFYEALTSGLKVLPMFIFDDKILSELPKDDARVTFIHSLLDAMNEKLKESKCSLAVFHGDPAKIFEDLIRDNQIETIFTNHDYEPYARKRDKAVYQVFKENNIAFKTYKDQVIFEKDEIIKEDGKPYVVFTPYSNKWLEHFHKTDLKHFPSENHFDKIAAHSHPFPSLKKIGFQKSGISVPEYNISKDLVHNYEGTRNFPALDKTSKLSPHLRFGAVPIRKMVQKANQESNKTFLKELIWREFFMQILWHFPHTVNKSFRPKYDNIKWIYSEVNFKKWCEGKTGYPIVDAGMRELNETGHMHNRVRMVVASFLCKHLLIDWRWGEAYFAEKLLDYEQSSNVGNWQWAAGSGVDAAPYFRIFNPAEQAKKFDKDGKYIRRWVREFDTDSYPEPIVDHKEARERCLKVFKEALV; encoded by the coding sequence ATGGAAAAAGACAAAATCAATATTTTCTGGTTCAGGAGGGATTTAAGGCTCGATGACAACCGCGGTTTTTATGAAGCGCTTACATCCGGACTCAAAGTGCTTCCTATGTTCATTTTTGACGATAAAATTTTATCCGAATTGCCAAAAGACGATGCGCGGGTTACGTTTATCCATTCCCTTTTGGATGCGATGAATGAAAAACTGAAGGAGTCAAAATGTTCACTTGCTGTATTTCATGGTGATCCGGCCAAAATTTTTGAAGACCTCATCCGGGACAACCAAATCGAAACTATTTTTACAAACCACGATTATGAACCTTACGCACGCAAACGCGACAAGGCGGTGTACCAGGTTTTTAAAGAAAATAATATTGCATTTAAGACTTACAAAGACCAGGTCATTTTTGAAAAAGATGAAATCATTAAAGAAGACGGTAAGCCCTATGTCGTTTTTACGCCTTATTCAAACAAATGGCTGGAGCATTTCCATAAAACGGATTTGAAGCATTTCCCGTCCGAAAATCATTTTGACAAAATTGCAGCCCACTCACACCCTTTTCCATCATTGAAAAAAATCGGGTTCCAAAAGTCGGGAATTTCGGTTCCCGAATACAACATTTCAAAGGACTTGGTTCACAATTATGAAGGCACAAGGAATTTTCCGGCTCTGGACAAAACTTCAAAACTGAGTCCACACCTGCGTTTCGGAGCCGTTCCGATCAGGAAAATGGTTCAGAAGGCGAATCAGGAATCCAATAAGACTTTCCTGAAGGAATTGATCTGGCGCGAATTTTTTATGCAAATCCTGTGGCATTTTCCGCATACCGTGAATAAAAGTTTCCGACCAAAATATGACAACATCAAATGGATTTACAGTGAAGTAAATTTCAAGAAATGGTGTGAAGGCAAAACCGGTTATCCGATTGTAGATGCGGGAATGCGCGAACTTAATGAAACCGGCCACATGCACAACCGCGTCCGTATGGTGGTGGCGAGTTTCCTCTGTAAACATTTATTGATCGACTGGCGCTGGGGCGAAGCCTATTTTGCCGAAAAATTATTGGATTATGAACAATCCAGCAATGTCGGGAACTGGCAATGGGCAGCGGGAAGCGGTGTGGATGCCGCGCCATATTTCAGGATTTTCAATCCGGCGGAGCAGGCAAAAAAGTTTGATAAGGACGGAAAATACATCCGGAGATGGGTCAGGGAATTTGACACGGATTCGTATCCCGAACCCATAGTCGATCACAAAGAAGCACGTGAACGATGCCTTAAGGTGTTTAAGGAAGCTTTAGTGTAA
- a CDS encoding HAD family hydrolase: MIQTVIFDMDGVIVDTEPVHHFAYNQHFNDLNIDVPAEMYATFTGFSTKNTYEKLKENFGLPHEVDVLVNRKRELFNDAFDKKEDLYLLEGVENLIKDLHSKGMQLVLASSSAKVTIERVFNRFKLHQYFTYIVSGEDFPKSKPDPAIFIEAARLSGTPIENCIVIEDSTNGVKAAKSAGIYCIGYVSPHSKLQDLSLADKIITHFNELDFETVKGLH, from the coding sequence ATGATACAAACAGTTATTTTTGATATGGATGGCGTTATCGTTGATACGGAGCCAGTGCATCATTTTGCCTACAACCAGCATTTTAATGATCTAAACATTGATGTTCCGGCAGAAATGTATGCAACCTTCACCGGATTTTCAACCAAAAATACTTATGAAAAACTGAAGGAAAACTTCGGTCTCCCACATGAAGTCGATGTTTTGGTCAACAGAAAAAGGGAATTGTTTAATGATGCCTTCGACAAAAAGGAAGATTTATACCTTTTAGAAGGCGTGGAAAACCTGATCAAAGATTTGCATTCAAAAGGCATGCAGCTAGTTTTAGCTTCATCTTCCGCTAAAGTTACTATTGAGCGTGTTTTTAACCGGTTTAAGCTGCATCAGTATTTTACATACATCGTTTCGGGTGAAGATTTCCCGAAATCAAAGCCAGATCCCGCGATTTTCATTGAAGCGGCGCGTTTATCAGGAACCCCAATTGAAAACTGTATCGTGATTGAAGACAGTACGAATGGCGTGAAAGCGGCAAAGTCAGCGGGAATTTATTGCATTGGGTACGTCAGTCCGCATTCGAAACTACAGGATTTATCACTGGCCGACAAAATCATTACCCATTTTAACGAGCTGGATTTTGAAACCGTTAAAGGTTTACACTAA
- a CDS encoding RNA polymerase sigma factor — MTDEEEFIKELLDPKTQNAAFQKLLAQYQRPLYSHIRSIVLNHDDADDVLQNTFVKVFRHLKNFKGDSKLFTWMYRIATNESITFINNKAKKHRQTSEEYQQRQIEKIKADDYFDGDEIQLKLQKSVTLLPEKQQLVFKMKYYQDLKYEEISEILGTSVGALKASYFHAVRKIEEFMNKG; from the coding sequence TTGACCGACGAGGAAGAATTCATAAAGGAATTGCTTGATCCGAAAACGCAAAATGCCGCGTTTCAGAAATTGCTTGCGCAATACCAGCGGCCTTTATATTCGCACATCAGGAGTATCGTACTGAACCACGACGATGCCGACGATGTGCTCCAGAATACTTTCGTAAAGGTTTTCAGACACCTTAAAAATTTCAAGGGCGACAGTAAGCTCTTTACATGGATGTACCGTATTGCAACGAATGAGTCGATTACTTTCATCAACAATAAAGCAAAAAAACACAGGCAAACCAGTGAAGAATACCAACAAAGGCAGATTGAAAAAATTAAAGCGGATGATTATTTCGATGGCGACGAAATTCAGTTGAAACTGCAAAAATCTGTGACTTTGCTGCCTGAAAAGCAACAACTTGTATTTAAAATGAAATATTATCAGGATTTGAAATATGAGGAAATATCCGAAATCCTGGGCACGTCTGTCGGTGCTTTAAAAGCATCTTATTTTCATGCCGTAAGGAAAATTGAGGAATTCATGAATAAAGGTTAA
- a CDS encoding sensor of ECF-type sigma factor produces the protein MRKILTFILFFCTIATFAQVSKEKIKSLKVAFITKELELTSAEAEKFWPFFNAYEDRQFEIRFKKIKEIKRKMEQPAVDKLTEKEASALLTQLEEAEQDLADNRKKLITNLKTVISPIKILKLKKAEDDFNHKLLRQYKQKGGDKE, from the coding sequence ATGAGAAAGATATTGACCTTCATTTTATTCTTCTGTACAATTGCGACGTTTGCGCAGGTGTCAAAAGAGAAAATCAAATCACTGAAAGTGGCCTTCATTACCAAGGAACTCGAACTGACTTCTGCGGAAGCGGAAAAATTCTGGCCATTCTTCAATGCTTATGAAGACAGGCAATTTGAAATCCGGTTCAAGAAAATCAAGGAGATCAAAAGAAAAATGGAGCAACCGGCGGTAGACAAACTCACGGAAAAAGAGGCCTCGGCATTACTCACACAACTCGAGGAAGCAGAGCAGGACCTGGCAGACAACCGCAAAAAACTGATTACAAACCTGAAAACCGTCATCAGTCCGATCAAGATTTTAAAGCTCAAGAAAGCCGAAGACGACTTCAATCATAAATTATTGCGCCAGTACAAACAAAAAGGCGGAGATAAGGAATGA